The genomic window GCAGGCCGTGCTCTTCGAGACCCTCGACCTGCCGAAGACGAAGAAAACCAAGACCGGCTACTCGACCGCCGCCAAGGAAATCGAGGCGTTGGCGACCAAGCACCCGCACCCCTTCCTGGACCACCTGCTGGCGCACCGCGAGTACCAGAAGATGAAGTCCACGCTCGAAGGCCTGATCAAAACGGTGCGTGACGACGGCCGCATCCACACCACCTTCAACCAGACCGTCGCCTCCACCGGCAGGCTGTCCTCGACGGAACCGAACCTGCAAAACATCCCGGTGCGCACCGAGGCCGGCCGCAAAATCCGCTCCGCCTTCGTCGTCGGCGAAGGCTACGAAACCCTGCTGACCGCCGACTATTCCCAGATCGAAATGCGCGTCATGGCGCACCTCTCACAGGACCCCGGCCTGATCGCGGCTTATAAGGAAGGCGAGGACCTGCACAACTACGTCGGCTCACGCGTCTTCGACGTCCCCATCGACCAGGTCACCCCGGAACTGCGCCGCCGAGTCAAAGCCATGAGCTACGGCCTGGTCTACGGGCTCAGCGCCTTCGGCCTCGGCCAACAGCTGAACATCCCGGCCGGCGAAGCCAAATCCATCATGGACAGCTACTTCGAACGCTTCGGCGGGGTACAGAAATACCTCGCCGACGTCGTCGACCAAGCGCGCAAGGACGGCTACACCTCGACGCTATTCGGACGCCGCCGCTACCTGCCGGAACTCAACTCCGACAACCGCGTCGCCCGCGACAACGCCGAACGCGCCGCCCTCAACGCGCCCATCCAGGGCACGGCCGCGGACATCATCAAGGTCGCCATGATCCGCGTGGACAACGCTTTCGCCGACGCCGGCGTGAAATCCCGGGTGCTGCTGCAGGTCCACGACGAACTCGTCGTCGAAGTCGCCGCCGGGGAAGTCGAGCAGGTCCGCGAGATCCTCGAACGCGAAATGGACGGCGCGATCACCCTGCGCGTCCCGCTGGAAGTCTCCGCCGCTTCGGGAGCCAACTGGGACGAGGCCGCGCACTAGCGCCAACTGCGCCCCCGTGCCCTCCGGCCGGTGCGCGACTGTGGACAACGCCGCCTCTGCGCGATTGTCCACAGCGACACCCGGGACAACCGCCGCCCACGTGCCCCCACGCCGATACTCGAAGACGTGCGCACAATCAGGTGCGCCGGTCACGACACCACCACCGGGGGAGAAAACACACATGGCGCGGGACACCGACGACCTCAAATCCAGAGTCCAGAAACTACTCAACCAAGCCGCCGACCGGGAAGGCACGCCCGAAGGCGACACCTTCTACGAGAAGGCCTTCGACCTCATGGCCCGCTACGGCTTCGACGAGCGCGACCTCGCCGCGCCGGGTGCGGGCGAAGACGGCATGACCAGCCGAGCCTACGAGTTCAGCGGCTCCTACACGGACATGCAGATGCAGCTGCTCAACTGCATCTCGTCGGGTTTGCACTGCGTGGCGTTAGGAGTGCGGCGCCCGCGGGCGACGTCGATCACCACAGGCACCGTCTACGGGGTGGCCCGCCATGTTGAGAGAGTCGACCTGCTCTTCGCGATCCTGAAACCAAAGATGATCGCCTTGGCGATGAATCTGTCGGAGGATCTCGACGACCCGCTCGCCGCCTCACTGGTGGCGCGGCGCCGCTCCTTCATGCACGGATACTCCAACGCGATCTTCCGGCGCCTGAAGCAGGCGGAGGCGCGCATCGAAGAATCACAGCCGGGGTATGGACTCGCCTTAATCGATGACGCCGCCCGCGCCCGCGAGTACATGGACGAGATGCTGGCCGGCAGCGACGGCTACGTCACCAACCACCGCAGCCGTCGCAAACTGGACGCCGCCGCCTTCGCCGCGGGAGGCGCGGAGGCCTCCCGGGCTGATCTCGGGCAGCGACGCTTCGGCGGGCGCCGGGCGATCGACGCCTAGAACAGGCCGGTCGGGTTCTCGGCGTAGGAGACCAGCAGGTTCTTCGTCTGCTGGTAATGCGCGAGCATCATCAGGTGGTTCTCGCGGCCGATGCCGGATTCCTTGTAACCGCCGAAGGCGGCGTGGGCCGGGTAGGAGTGGTACTGGTTGACCCACACACGACCGGCCTGGATGTCGCGTCCGGCACGGTATGCGGTGGTGCCGTTGCGCGCCCACACGCCGGCGCCGAGGCCGTAGTTGGTGTCGTTGGCGATGCGGATCGCCTCGTCGTAGTCGCTGAACGTGGTCACCGACAGGACGGGGCCGAAGATCTCCTCGCGGAACACCCGCATGGTGTTGTCGCCCTTGAACACGGTCGGCTCGATGTAGAAGCCGCCCTCCAGACCCTCGAGCTCGTTGACGTTGCCGCCGGTCAAGGTTTGCGCGCCTTCCTCCGGGCCGAGCTTCAAGTACCCGGTGATCTTGTCCATCTGCTCCTGTGAGGCCTGCGCACCCATCATGATGTCGGTGTCCAGCGGGTTGCCGACCTTGATCGACTGGACGCGCTTGACGCCGAGCTCAAGGAACTCATCCGCGATCGACTCATGCACCAGGGCGCGCGACGGGCAGGTGCAGACCTCGCCCTGGTTGAGGGCGAACATGGCGAAGCCCTCGACGGCCTTCTCCCGGAAGGCGTCGTCCTTGTCCATGATGTCGGGGAAGTACAGCGACGGGGACTTCCCGCCCAGTTCCAGGGTGACGGGAATGATTTTGTCGGCGGCGGCCTTATTGATGATCTTGCCGACCCCGGTGGAGCCGGTGAACGCGATCTTGGCGATCCGGTCCGAGCCGGACAGAGCCGCGCCGGCTTCGTCGCCGAGGCCGTTGACGATGTTGAGCACGCCGTCAGGGAGCAGGTCGCCGATCAGTTCCATGAGGTAAAGGATCGAGGCCGGGGTCTGCTCAGCGGGCTTGAGGACGATGGCGTTGCCGGCCGCCAGGGCCGGGGCAATCTTCCAGGTGGCCATCAGGATGGGGAAGTTCCAGGGGATGATCTGGCCGACGACGCCGAGCGGCTCGTTGAAGTGGTAGGCGACCATGTCGTCGTCGATCTGCGACAGGCGGCCCTCCTGGGCGCGGATGGCGCCGGCGAAGTAGCGGAAGTGGTCGATGGCGAGCGGGATGTCGGCGGCCAGGGTCTCGCGTACGGCCTTGCCGTTGTCCCAGGTGTCGGCGACCGCGATCTTCTCCAGGTTCTCTTCCATCCGGTCGGCGATGCGGTGCAGAATCAGGGCGCGTTCGGCGGGGGAGGTCTTGCCCCAGGCGGGGGCGGCCGCATGCGCGGCGTCGAGGGCCTTCTCGACGTCGGCGGCGGTGCCGCGGCCCACCTGACAAAAGACCTCGCCGGTGACGGGGGTGACGTTGTCCAGGTACTGACCTTCCGCCGGCGCGACCCAGTCGCCGCCGATGTAGTGGTCGTAGCGGTCGCGGAAAGTGACGATGGAACCTTCGGTTCCGGGGGCGGCGTAAACGGTCATCGGTGAACCTCCATGAAGCACGATTGGTGTTGTGGATCATGTTAGGCCAACCTAGGTGATTGGCGCCATAGTTTTCTCAGGGAAGTTCCGTGAGGAAGATCGCCGTGCCGGGGAAGATCCTGCCGCGCAACGGGGACCACTGCCCCCAGGTTTCTTCGAGGCCGTCGGGCCAGGCGGGTTCCAGGACGTCGACAAGTTTCAGGCCTGCGCCGTTGATGGCACGCACCCAGTCGCCGAACGTGCGGTGGTATTCGGCGTAGACGACGTCGCCGGCGTCGTCGGTTTCGATGTAGGAACGCTCGAAGTAGGGGATCATGGCGGTCAGTCCGGCGACCCCGGGGTCGTCGGCGAACACCCACCGCATCGGGTGGTTGACGGAAAAGACGAGTCGGCCCCCGGGCCTCATCACGCGCGCGACGTCGCGCAACACGGCGTCCACGTCCGGAACGAAGGGCAGCGCGCCGAACGCAGAGAACACGACGTCGAAAGAATCGCTCCGGTAGGGCAGCGCCTGCGCGTCGGCCTGGACCAGGCCCACGCCCGCGTCGCGGTCGGCGCGGGTGAGCATGCCCATGGAGATGTCGAAGGCGGTGACAAAATCTGCGCCCTGGCCGGCGAGCCAGCTCGCGCACGGGGCGGACCCACCGCCGAGCTCCAGGACCGTGGCTCCGGAGACGTCGCCGAGCAGCTGCGCGTCGGCCTCGTGGAGCATTTCCGGACACCAGTAGAAGGAGGAAAGGTAAGAGGCGTGGGAGTGGTGGTAGCGCTCGGCGTCGCCGTCCCACCAGGTGCGGTTCGCCTGCGCGATGTCGGTGTCCATGGCTGACCAGTCTAGGTTTCCGGCCGAGAAGGCGAATTCGGGGCCAGTAACCCGAAGGCTTCTCGCCGGCAACTCGAGGGCTGTGCGCGCACTCGTGTGGCGCATGTGGCGGGCGGGCCCGCGCATAGAGTGATCAGCGGGAACGGTATTTGCTAGCGGATTCAATAAAGGCTAGGATTTAATGCGCGTGTCACTGCATCATGGTGGCGGGGATTGTAGTAGGAGGATTCCCGTTGATCATCGACGTGAGATCGAAGTCGTGCGGCAAGTCCCAGATTTCGAGAGATACGATTCTGTCCATTCACGATCTCCTATGTCATCCGGAGCAACCCTAACTTATGCCCACTTCTAACGCCCCTCAGGTCGCCATCAACGACATCGGCAACGCTGAGGACTTCCTCGCCGCGGTCGACGCGACCATCAAGTACTTCAACGACGGCGATATCGTCTCTGGCACCGTCGTCAAGGTCGACCACGACGAGGTTCTGCTCGACATCGGTTACAAGACCGAGGGCGTCATCCCGTCCCGCGAGCTGTCGATCAAGCATGACGTCGCACCCGAAGAGGTCGTCGAGCTCGGCGAAGAAATCGACGCCCTGGTCCTCACCAAGGAGGACAAGGAAGGTCGCCTGATCCTGTCCAAGAAGCGTGCTCAGTACGAGCGCGCCTGGGGCCGCATCGAAGAGCTGCAGGCCAACGACGAGCCGGTCACCGGCACCGTCATCGAGGTCGTCAAGGGCGGCCTCATCCTGGACATCGGACTTCGCGGCTTCCTGCCGGCTTCCCTCGTCGAGATGCGTCGCGTCCGCGACCTGGAGCCCTACATCGGCCAGGAGCTCGAAGCCAAGATCATCGAGCTGGACAAGCACCGCAACAACGTCGTGCTCTCCCGCCGCGCATGGCTCGAGCAGACCCAGTCCGAGGTCCGCTCCGAGTTCCTCAACCAGCTGCAGAAGGGCCAGGTCCGCAAGGGCATCGTGTCCTCCATCGTCAACTTCGGCGCCTTCGTCGATCTTGGCGGCGTCGACGGACTGGTTCACGTCTCTGAGCTGTCCTGGAAGCACATCGACCACCCGTCCGAGGTCGTCACCGTCGGCGACGAGGTCACCGTCGAGGTCCTCGACGTCGATCTCGACCGCGAGCGCGTCTCCCTGTCGCTGAAGGCGACCCAGGAGGACCCGTGGCGCGTCTTCGCCCGCACCCACGCTGTGGGCCAGATCGTCCCGGGCAAGGCCACCAAGCTCGTCCCGTTCGGCGCCTTCGTCCGCGTCGAAGAGGGCATCGAGGGCCTGGTCCACATCTCCGAGCTGGCTCAGCGCCACGTGGACGTCCCGGACCAGATCGTCAACGTCGGCGAAGAGGTCATGGTCAAGGTCATCGACATCGACCTGGACCGTCGCCGCATCTCCCTGTCGCTCAAGCAGGCCGACGACGACTTCACCGACGAGTTCGACCCGTCCCGCTACGGCATGGCCGACTCCTACGACGAGCAGGGCAACTACATCTTCCCGGAGGGCTTCGACGCGGAGACCAACGAGTGGATGGAGGGCTTCGACGAGCAGCGCGAGGCATGGGAGGCACGCTACGCAGAAGCAGAGCGTCGCTACCAGGCTCACGCCGCCCAGATCGAGCGTCACCGTGCCGCTGCCGCCGAGGCAGCCGAGGCTCCGGCCAACTACTCCTCCGAGACCGACGACGAGGTTGCTGCTCCGGCAGCCTCCGCCGCCGAGCCGGAAGAGACCGGTGGCTCCCTGGCTTCCGACGAGCAGCTCGCCGCACTGCGCGAGAAGCTCGCCGGCAACTAAGGCACACGCCTTAACCGCCAAGTAGAACACTGACGGGCCCCACTTCCTCTTGGGAAGCGGGGCCCGTCAGTCCTTTCCGGGGACGTAGTCAGCCACGCGGGACGAAGGACCGGCCTTCGTCGTGGGCGACCCACTCGGGCCACTTTTCGGGCGCGGCCGGATAAACATGCGCCTGCCCCGTGTCCAATTCCACGACGCAGGGGCCGAGACCGACCACGGGCACCTCCGTTCCGTCCGCCAAGACGGTGGGCGCCGGATAAAACACGGCGTGGGTGCCGTTGGTGTAGGAATTGGCCGCGGTGCGGCTTCCCAGCATGTCCTCCGCCACTTTCCGGGCAGGTTCGTACGTCAACATGACTTTTCCTCCTTGTTCTTCCTTCGAGCCTAGTGCTCGCTAGCATGTAGTTCATGAAGATGATTGGGCTCACCGGAGGGATCGGGAGCGGAAAGTCGACCGTCGCGAAATTGCTCGCCGAGCACGGATTCCCGGTGGTGGACGCGGATCAGCTCGCCCGCGAGGTGGTGGAGCCGGGCCAACCGGCGTTGGCGGAGTTGGCCGAGGCCTTCGGGCAGGACGTGCTGCTCGCGGACGGTTCCCTGAACCGTTCCGAGTTGGCGGCGCGCGCGTTCGTCGACAAGGAGCGCACCGAGCTGCTCAACGCCATCACGCACCCGCGGATCCAGGAGTTGCGGGAGCGGCGCTTTCAGGAGGCGAAGGACGCCGGATCCGATGCCGTGGTCTACGACATGCCCCTGCTCGTGGAGCAAGGGGTGGACAAAAACATGGACCTGACCGTGGTCGTGGACGTGGACGTCGAGGAGCGCATCCGGCGTCTGGTCGCCACCCGCGGACTGACCGAGGAGGACGCCCGTCGCCGCATTGCCGCACAGGTCGCCGACGCCGAGCGGTTGGCCGCCGCGGACGTCGTCATCGACAACAACGGCCCCGTGGAGGCGCTGGGGGAGCAGGTCGATCAGCTCGTCCGCGTCATCCGCGGCCGGGGCGCAGGAAGAACGTAGAGACGGGCCCGGTCTGGGGGAAGGGGAGAAGAGTTCTCCTGGTATTCAACTTGTGTTCTCTATCGCAGGTTACGGTGACTGGTCATGGGTACCTGGAATGTCGGTCCATTCGACAACGATGCAGCGCAGGACCTGTTGCGCGATATTCGTTCTGACTGTTTTAATTTCGACCAGTTCCGGTTTGAGTGCGCCGCCGACGCGGTTCTCGACACTGAAGATGCCGCAGTGATCATCGCCTTGTCCGCGTTAGTGCAGAGATGCGCTGCGGGTCGGTTGCCGCGGGGAATCGTCCATGACGATCTGCTCCCGCTGCACAGCGTCGAGGCGCGAACATGGTTGAACCGGCAATACGAGTCCATCCTCGATGAGGACGTGTCGCCGTTGTACGCGATCTGGGAGGCCACCGGAGAGCTGGACATGTGGCTGGCTTCGGCGAAGGCGGTGCGCCCACAGGGCGGGATCTTAAGCGTGTGACCGAGGCCGGGTCTGTGCCGCGGCGGTGACATCCCTATCATGTCAATCATGGATAAGTGGAACACAGGACCATTCGACAACGAGGAAGCCGCCGAGCTTCTCGACGACATCAAGGAAGGCGCCGTCCCGCTGAAGGAGCTGCTGCCGACGAAGGGACACCGGTACCTGGAGTCCGACCACGGGGCGTTGGTCGTGGCGATGGCGCACCTGGCCGGCGGCAATCTCCCGGAAGGTATCTCCGACGATCAGGTCGCCGAGCTGCAGACCCCGGAGGCCAAGGACCTCTTGCGCCAGTCCCTGGAGGCCGTGCTCGCCGACGGCACCGTCTCCGGGCTCTACACCGAGTGGCAGCAGGAGGGCGAGGCGAAGCTGCACGAGTGGAAAGCGAAGTCGCACATCGACCTGGCGTGATTTCTCGGTGGCGAAAACCCTGAGATAATGCTCGGATGAGCTGGATGAAAACACTGGGTGCAGTTAGTGTCGTGGCCGTCGCTGGGGCGGGGTGGACGGTCATCACCGATGACACCCCCGAATATTCCGTGGAGCGCGTCGTCGACGGCGACACGATCATCGTGGACAACGACGCCGGGGAGACCGGGATCCGGGTGCGCCTGCTGAGCGTGGACACCCCGGAAATGGATAAAACCGGCAGCCTGGAAGGCTGCTACGCCCAAGAGGCCACGGATTATCTCACCGGGCTGCTGCCGCCGGGGACGGCCGTGGAGCTGGAAACCGACGTGGAGGACACCGACCGGTACGGTCGGAT from Corynebacterium maris DSM 45190 includes these protein-coding regions:
- a CDS encoding class I SAM-dependent methyltransferase is translated as MDTDIAQANRTWWDGDAERYHHSHASYLSSFYWCPEMLHEADAQLLGDVSGATVLELGGGSAPCASWLAGQGADFVTAFDISMGMLTRADRDAGVGLVQADAQALPYRSDSFDVVFSAFGALPFVPDVDAVLRDVARVMRPGGRLVFSVNHPMRWVFADDPGVAGLTAMIPYFERSYIETDDAGDVVYAEYHRTFGDWVRAINGAGLKLVDVLEPAWPDGLEETWGQWSPLRGRIFPGTAIFLTELP
- a CDS encoding DUF4259 domain-containing protein; the protein is MDKWNTGPFDNEEAAELLDDIKEGAVPLKELLPTKGHRYLESDHGALVVAMAHLAGGNLPEGISDDQVAELQTPEAKDLLRQSLEAVLADGTVSGLYTEWQQEGEAKLHEWKAKSHIDLA
- the exaC gene encoding acetaldehyde dehydrogenase ExaC yields the protein MTVYAAPGTEGSIVTFRDRYDHYIGGDWVAPAEGQYLDNVTPVTGEVFCQVGRGTAADVEKALDAAHAAAPAWGKTSPAERALILHRIADRMEENLEKIAVADTWDNGKAVRETLAADIPLAIDHFRYFAGAIRAQEGRLSQIDDDMVAYHFNEPLGVVGQIIPWNFPILMATWKIAPALAAGNAIVLKPAEQTPASILYLMELIGDLLPDGVLNIVNGLGDEAGAALSGSDRIAKIAFTGSTGVGKIINKAAADKIIPVTLELGGKSPSLYFPDIMDKDDAFREKAVEGFAMFALNQGEVCTCPSRALVHESIADEFLELGVKRVQSIKVGNPLDTDIMMGAQASQEQMDKITGYLKLGPEEGAQTLTGGNVNELEGLEGGFYIEPTVFKGDNTMRVFREEIFGPVLSVTTFSDYDEAIRIANDTNYGLGAGVWARNGTTAYRAGRDIQAGRVWVNQYHSYPAHAAFGGYKESGIGRENHLMMLAHYQQTKNLLVSYAENPTGLF
- a CDS encoding DUF2786 domain-containing protein; this encodes MARDTDDLKSRVQKLLNQAADREGTPEGDTFYEKAFDLMARYGFDERDLAAPGAGEDGMTSRAYEFSGSYTDMQMQLLNCISSGLHCVALGVRRPRATSITTGTVYGVARHVERVDLLFAILKPKMIALAMNLSEDLDDPLAASLVARRRSFMHGYSNAIFRRLKQAEARIEESQPGYGLALIDDAARAREYMDEMLAGSDGYVTNHRSRRKLDAAAFAAGGAEASRADLGQRRFGGRRAIDA
- the rpsA gene encoding 30S ribosomal protein S1; protein product: MPTSNAPQVAINDIGNAEDFLAAVDATIKYFNDGDIVSGTVVKVDHDEVLLDIGYKTEGVIPSRELSIKHDVAPEEVVELGEEIDALVLTKEDKEGRLILSKKRAQYERAWGRIEELQANDEPVTGTVIEVVKGGLILDIGLRGFLPASLVEMRRVRDLEPYIGQELEAKIIELDKHRNNVVLSRRAWLEQTQSEVRSEFLNQLQKGQVRKGIVSSIVNFGAFVDLGGVDGLVHVSELSWKHIDHPSEVVTVGDEVTVEVLDVDLDRERVSLSLKATQEDPWRVFARTHAVGQIVPGKATKLVPFGAFVRVEEGIEGLVHISELAQRHVDVPDQIVNVGEEVMVKVIDIDLDRRRISLSLKQADDDFTDEFDPSRYGMADSYDEQGNYIFPEGFDAETNEWMEGFDEQREAWEARYAEAERRYQAHAAQIERHRAAAAEAAEAPANYSSETDDEVAAPAASAAEPEETGGSLASDEQLAALREKLAGN
- a CDS encoding DUF4259 domain-containing protein → MGTWNVGPFDNDAAQDLLRDIRSDCFNFDQFRFECAADAVLDTEDAAVIIALSALVQRCAAGRLPRGIVHDDLLPLHSVEARTWLNRQYESILDEDVSPLYAIWEATGELDMWLASAKAVRPQGGILSV
- the coaE gene encoding dephospho-CoA kinase — protein: MKMIGLTGGIGSGKSTVAKLLAEHGFPVVDADQLAREVVEPGQPALAELAEAFGQDVLLADGSLNRSELAARAFVDKERTELLNAITHPRIQELRERRFQEAKDAGSDAVVYDMPLLVEQGVDKNMDLTVVVDVDVEERIRRLVATRGLTEEDARRRIAAQVADAERLAAADVVIDNNGPVEALGEQVDQLVRVIRGRGAGRT